The nucleotide sequence GTGAAGCCATGTCCAAAGCCTATGGCATCGAGATGGCCAAGCAAGGTGCCGGTGCGCTGTTCGGCTTGGGCCAGGACAGTCTGGCGCTGGCCGATACCGTGGCCAACTACGGCATGACCCTGCCTAACAGCCGCAGCAATGAAAACGAAGCGGATCTGATCGGCCTTGAGCTGGCGGCCCGCGCCGGCTATGACCCGAACGCCGCCATCACGCTGTGGAACAAAATGTCGAAGGCGTCGGAAGGCGCGCCACCGGAGTTCATGAGCACGCACCCGGCCTCCGACAGCCGGATCGCCTCGTTGCGGGCGGCGATTCCGAAGGTGATGCCACTTTACAAGCCGCGGTGAGTTGCAAGCGGCAAGCTGCAAGTCAGAAGCAAAAGCAGCCGCGCTTTTTCTTGTAGCTTTAAGCTTGCCGCTTGCCGCTGTTACAGCGTAATGGCCTTGTACACCGCAACCAGCGCCAGGATGAAAAACGCCGAGGCCGCCAGTCGTCGAATCAGGGTCAATGGCAGTTTTTCCGCCGCGAAATTCCCCGCCAGAACTACCGGCACGTTGGCAATCAGCATGCCCACGGTGGTGCCGATAATCACCAGCCACAGTTCCGGGTATTGTGCCGCCAGCATCACCGTGGCGATTTGCGTCTTGTCGCCGATTTCAGCGATGAAGAACGCAATCAGGGTGGTCAGGAATGGGCCGAACTTGCGCGTGGTACTGGCTTCGTCATCATCCAGCTTGTCCGGTACCAGGGTCCACAGCGCCGTGGCGCAGAAGCTTGCGGCCAGAGTCCAATGCAATACCGCGTCCGAAAAGAAGCTGCTGAACCAGGCGCCCACGGCACCGGCGGCGGCATGGTTGGCAAGGGTCGCGGCGACGATGCCGGCGATGATCGGCCAGGGTTTGCGAAAGCGTGCAGCAAGAATGAGCGCGAGCAATTGTGTCTTGTCACCGATTTCGGCCAAGGCAACGATTGCAGTCGGAACGAGGAATGAGTCCAGCATCAGATAGGTTT is from Pseudomonas mucidolens and encodes:
- a CDS encoding TMEM165/GDT1 family protein, with amino-acid sequence MLDSFLVPTAIVALAEIGDKTQLLALILAARFRKPWPIIAGIVAATLANHAAAGAVGAWFSSFFSDAVLHWTLAASFCATALWTLVPDKLDDDEASTTRKFGPFLTTLIAFFIAEIGDKTQIATVMLAAQYPELWLVIIGTTVGMLIANVPVVLAGNFAAEKLPLTLIRRLAASAFFILALVAVYKAITL